In Myotis daubentonii chromosome 10, mMyoDau2.1, whole genome shotgun sequence, one genomic interval encodes:
- the LOC132242680 gene encoding intermembrane lipid transfer protein VPS13D-like, with amino-acid sequence MSPLLGSFIAVENIDSYCVLISSKAVYFLKSGDYVDREAIFLEVKYDDLYHCLVSKDHGKVYVQVTKKAVNTSSGVSIPGPSQQKPMVHVKSEVLAVKLSQEINYAKSLYYEQQLMLRLSENQEQLELDS; translated from the exons ATGTCCCCTCTGCTTGGCAGCTTCATCGCCGTGGAGAACATCGACAGCTACTGCGTGCTCATCTCCTCCAAGGCCGTCTACTTCCTGAAAAGCGGGGACTACGTAGACCGGGAGGCCATTTTCCTGGAAGTCAAGTACGACGATCTCTACCACTGCCTCGTCTCCAAAGACCACGGGAAGGTGTACGTGCAGGTGACCAAGAAGGCGGTGAACACAAGCAGCGGAGTGTCCATCCCCGGCCCGTCCCAGCAGAAGCCCATG GTCCACGTGAAATCGGAGGTCCTCGCGGTCAAGCTATCCCAGGAGATAAACTATGCGAAGAGCCTGTACTATGAACAGCAGCTGATGCTGAGGCTCAGTGAGAATCAGGAGCAGCTGGAGCTGGACTCCTGA